In Rhodanobacter denitrificans, the sequence ACTCGCACCGGGTCCTCCACGAACGCTGGCGACACGTGGCGCAGCACGCGCGCCTCGATGTCGCGCACGCCGCCGAACGGGTCGGTCAATGCGCCGTGCTCGTCCTCGGCGATTGCATTGATGGTGAGGTCGCGCCGGGCCAGGTCCTGCTCCAGCGTGATCGTCGGGTCGGCCTGAAACACGAAGCCGTGGTAGCCGCGCCCGCTCTTGCGCTCGGTGCGCGCCAGCGCGTACTCCTCGCCGGTGTCGGGATGCAGGAACACCGGGAAATCCTTGCCCACCGGCTTGTAGCCAAGCACCAGCAGTTCCTCCGGCAACGCGCCGACCACCACGTGGTCACGGTCGACCACCGGGCGGTTCAACAGTTTGTCGCGGACCGCGCCGCCGACTAGATAGGTTTGCATGGGGGGATTCTGCCACGCGCCCGTGTTGTACGTAGGATCCGGCGGGCATTTGGAAAATCATTGTGCCTAACTTCATGGTGTTCGGTTATATGGACATAATGGGTTCGTTATTTTTTTAGGAATTAAAGCGTAACAACTTGCTTGTTGACATTGCTGTTATCGAAGCTCAAGTCTACAACTGGGACTTTGGTGTCATACCGGATAGGGGAAAGACATGAAGTTGAATCGGCAAAGGAACTGCCTGTCGGCAGCCGCACGGGCTTCGACTGCGATGCAAGACAACGGAGGAGACTTCAGAGCCAGTACGCTATGGCCACAGGTTCGAGTGAGTTCCTTGCCGCGTTTTTTCTTGTTCCTTGCTTTAGCTCTGGGGCTACTCGCCTCGCCTCATCAGGCCAAGGCAGTCATGGTAGCCCACCCGGTGATTTGCACTACTGGCACCCCTGGGTATCAGCAAAGCTACGTGTGCGATGTGACATGGATTGATGATGGCGATGGCGGCGGCGGTGGAAATGGTTCCGTTGGCGTTGGCGGCGGGGGCGGCGGTTCTCCGCATACCTCCGTCAACACGCAAAGTACCGTCAACCAGAACAACAGCAAGAACCCGAAATTGCCCTGCGATAAAACAACCACAACAAGCGTAGTCACTGCCTCCGACCCCATCGATACCAGTTCAGGTAGCAAAATAGAAAAAGTCACCGATTTCGCCGAGCCCGGCGAAATGGGTCTGACCTTCGAAAGGTATTACAACTCCCGTTTTTCCTGCGCTGGATCCAACGCTCCATGCACGACAAACGTGGGAACGTGGACCACCAATCTGGATTACGAACTGGATGTCATCTGTTACTACCAGAGTACGGGAGGTAATCCGGATCGTCCCATTCGTTGCGGGCCAGTGACCTTTACACGACCCGATGGATCCAGTCTGAATTTCGTATCCACGACGGCCTTCTTCGGGACGACGAACGGAGCCCCGAATCCCGGGCCCTTTTCTCCCGTGGGTACCGCCACGTTGACGAACAATGGCAACAGCACCTACACCTTGCGCGACGAGGACGCCCAGGTGCTGACCTTCGACAGCCAGGGCAATCTGCTTTCGATCAAAGACCCTTCGGGCATCGGCTGGACGCTGACCCATCCCGACGGCAACACCACTGTCGTTACGCACACCAATGGAACGTCATTCAAGGTCGCCTTGGTCGCTGGATCGGGTGGAACCTACGGGTCGGCCAAGCAGATCAATGTGACTGATCCCGCCGGTGGCGTGTATGTCTACCAGTCGACCGTCGGGGTATGGGATTCCTTCACGAACCCCGTCAGTCACCTCGGTGTCGTCAGCTCCGAAACGCTCCCTGGTTCGCCTAGCACCACCGTGGCGTACAAATATCTGCCGGACAACTCTGCCACCGGCTCGTATGCTCAATTGGCCGAGGTCGACTACAACGGCGTGGCCCACGACGTCACCACCTACGACGGCGCCGGCCGCGCCAACTTATCCAGCATGGCCGATGGCACCCAGAAAACCACGATCGTTTACGGCGGCAACGGCATAGGCCCGACGGCGACGGTGACCAATCCTCTGGGGCATATCGCGGTGTATCAGTACAACGGCAGCCAGTTGTTGCTGTCGGTGACGGGGACGGGCAATGCTGCCTTGCATTGCGACGCTTCGTTTGCCCAGAACACCTACGACGCCAACGGCAACCTGGCGACCTCCGCCGACAACAACGGCAATACCACCCAGTACGTCTACGCGGCCACTGGCTTGCTGCAGAAGAAGACCGAGGCAGCAGGAACGGCATCACAGCGCATAACGGATTTTACGTGGGATACCACGGCAGGCATGGACCGGCCGCTGTCGATCAAGATTGAGGGGCTATCCGAAACCGACTTCGCCTACGACAGCAACAACAGGCTGGCCGCGCAGACGCTGAAGAACCTAACGACGGTCGGAACGCAGCCGGCGCTGACGACCACCTATGCCTATACGTATTACGCCAACGGCATGCTCAAAACTCGTTCTGTGACTCACCCCTCGTTGAACGGAAGCAACACGGACGTTTACACGTACGACACTCTCGGCAATCTAGCCACGGTCGCCGACGGGCTGGGGCATACCACGACGTATAGCAGTTACAGTCTGCTGGGCCGTCCCGGCCAGATCAGCGGCCCTAACGGTGATGTGACCAATTACACCTACGATGCGCGTGGCCGGGTGGCCAGCATTGTCCGGCATCCCAACGGCGTGGCGGCGACGTGGACCTACACCTATGACGGATTCGGGCTGCCCGCTGGCGTAACGGCTCCCGACAATTCGGTGTCCGGCATCACCCGCAATGCCTATATGCAGGTCACCAGCGTCACGCACAACGACAAGGATGGCACATCCACCGAAAGCTTTTCTTACGATGCCAACGGCGATGTCGTCACGCGTATTGTTGCGAGAGGTGGCGACATCGGTGTCGAGGCGACGGCGAGCTACGACGGGCTGGGTCGCATGTACCAGAAGCATGGCATGCACGGGCAAACCCTCACGTATGCCTACGACAAGAACGACAATGTAGTGTCGGTGACCGATGCGCTCGGTCATGCCATCACGTATCAATACGATGCGCTGAATCGTGTGACCCAGTCGACCGACCCGAACGCCGGCGTCACGAAGTACACGTACGACCTCGCCGGCCATGTCATCACGGTCACCGATCCCCGGGGCTTGGTCACCACGTACGCTTACGACGGTCTCGGGCAACTCTGGAGCCAGTCCAGTCCGGACACCGGCACCACGACCTTCGCCTACGACGCCTACGGACGTCGCTATAGCATGACGCGGGCCGATGGCGTGCAGACGATCTATGGCTATGACACGCTCAATCGTCCCACCAGCGTCAGTGCCGGTGGCTTGACGCAGAGCACCGCCTATGACAGCTGCACGCACGGTATCGGCCGGCCATGCAGTGTGAGCGATGCCAACAGCACCACGTCGTACACCTACACGCCGGAAGGCTGGATCACGGGTCGCGGCTTCTCGATCGGCGGCACCAGTTATGCGTTGGGCTACGGCTACGACAGCGTGGGCCATGTGGCGAGCGTGGTGTACCCCGACGGCAACAGCGCCGCGTACAGCTACATCAACGGGGCGGTGTCGGGCGTCACCGTCACGGTGGGTGGCACCTCGGCCAGCGCGGTCAGTGCGGTGACCTACCGGCCCGGTGGTACGGCGATGGCGTCGTGGACCTCCAGCAATGGGCTGACCAACACACTGGTCTACGACAGCGATGGCCGGCTGGGTAGCATCAACGTGCCTGGCGTGCAGAATCTGGCTTTCACTTACGATGCCGCGGACCGGATCACACAGATCACCAACGGACTCGATGGTTCGATGACCGAGACTATTGGCTACGATGCGATGAGCCATCTCACCACGGAAACCTCCGGCGCTGACAACGAGAGTTACACCTACGATGCCGCCGGTAACCGCACCCACCAGGTGGTCAACGGCAACACGACCACTTATTCCATGGCAGCCACGAGCAACCGTCTGGCCACCCTGTCGGGCACTTGGAATACCACATGGGGCTACGATGCCGAGGGCGCCATCACGACGGCCAACGGTACCACGGTGTACCAGTACGACCCGTTCCACCGTCTGGTCAACGCGAACGGGACGAGCTATGTGATCGGTCCGGAAGGCCAGCGGTTGCGCAAGATGAGTGCGTCGGGGGTCACCACGTATTTTGCGCCCGATCGAAGCGGGACGTTGCTGGCTGAGAACCAGAGCGGGACGTGGATGGATTACGTGTGGTTGAACGGGCGGCTGGTGACGGCGATTGTCAATGGCGGGAAGTATCCGGTGCATGCCGATCAGACGGGACGGCCGATGGCGGTGACCAACTCGAACAGTCAAGCCATCGTGTGGCAGGCGCAGGGCCTTCCCTTCACAAATCAGGTCACGACCAATGTGTGGCGCACCTTCAATCTCGGGTTTCCCGGCCAGTACCATGACCTCGAGAGCGGGATGTGGCAGAACGGTGCGCGGGACTACAATCCTTACATCGGGCGCTACGTCGAGAGCGATCCGATCGGGTTGGGAGGGGGAATCAACACCTATGCCTATGTCGGCAATAATCCGCTCAGCAACATCGATCCTTTTGGCTTGCAGGATACTAGCAAGGAACAGAAGGAGAACGCTGTTCAAGGCGCCACGAATCTCGCAGGAGCAGCCGTCCTTCCTGACAGTGCAGGAGCGGTTTCGGATATCGGAGGCGCACTCGGGCAAGGCGCGGTGGCGATCAGTTCGGGAATACAAACGTTGGCGCAGCAGGACTACAACGCCTTTACGGCACCCGAAGGCGGCACACACATTTATCCAAAATTGTTTGGGGACATGAATTGGTCGCAGTACCCCACTTTTGCCGAAGCATGGAAGGCCTATTTGATGAAGCGGCTTGGAAAATGCCCATGAGCCTGCCGCCTGAAGCCCTTGTAGATTCGACTGATGGCGCCTTTCGGTTGGTGCTGTGTCTGTGGTTCTCTGCATTGCAGGCCAGTGTATGACTGGCATGTCATCGTGGACGCTTCTGGCACAAATACTGCGGCCGTGGCCATACCGTCTGTTGTTCTTTGGGCTCGCTATTGTCGCTCTGTCTGTCTTCACCTATAGATTCAATGACAAGTATAGTGTCCCCCTCATCGCTGCGAAACGCTTCGGAGCTGCCTTATTGGGCGGTCAATTTCTAGCAGCGGCCGCAACGATCTTATTTTTCGGTTGGAACATCGGGTGGCGGATTCACCCTGATCCCGTAATTGTCGAAGACTGGGTTGGAGCGTTTTGGCACTTTTATGTAGACGATTTCTTTTCTAAAGTCGGCCTCGGCTTGGCGGTGCTCGGTCTTGTATTGGCGGGTGGTGTGACGTGGAAATCCATCGGGATTAGACGTCCCAGTCTTTCGATCCCATCGGTATTAGTTATCGTTGCTGTGGCCTATCTTGTTTTGCATTTTTTGGTAGCGCCAGTCAGCTTGAACCTTTGGGAATGGTGCCTCAGATTTTTTGGCGCCGATTTAAGTCAAGGCAATGATGGTATTGATCCACTGCAGTGGGAAGTGTGGAGCTTAAGACAAGTCGCCAGTCAGATCGGCATTCTTGGGCCTGCACTAATCGTGCTTTGTATAGGGATTTTGGCGCCAGTTATCGAGGAGATGTTCTTTCGAGGCATGCTGTTTACGGCCTTGTTAGAGAGGTTACCGACTTGGGGTGCGTTGATCGGCCAAGCACTACTATTTGCAGTGATACACCTCGATTTGGTGCGATTGCCCTATCTGATTGTGCTTGGTCTGGTACTTGGTTACTTGGTAAAGCGAACATCTTCTCTGCTGCCCGCAGTGCTTTTGCATATCATTATCAATGTCCTTTCATTGATCGCCGTGATGACTTAGGAATTCGGAACCCTATGAGTATGAGCACGCATCTCTCCTAAGTAAGATCTATACCATGGTTTACGAGAGGATTTGGAAATCACATGGTTCATCGCGTGATTGGTGGTGTCGTTGTGTTGATATGGCTGTGGATGGGTTGCCATATGCATCACTGGGTTCCTAGCCTGGGGGTCGCTGCGTCCTCCGATATCAGCTTGTATGCGGGTCGAGGCGGTGGAGTCTTTTATGTCCTGCTTATGCCGCTGCTCGCGGCAACCTTGCTGATCTTTCCCGATTTCTTTGTAGACCATTTCAGCCCTTCCTCAGAGATGACCAACGAGCCGCTACTCGAAGCGAGCTTCTGGCGGCTCTGTGGCTATTTCACCCTGTTGGTGAGTTGGGGCTTGTTACAGCTGTTTCGTTAAATGGAGGAGCCGAAGTTGGCTCACCACCATACGGAGCTTACGGGGGTTACGCCGAACACCGCATGCCCTCCGTGCAGGCCCAACGTAATGCCTCCGCATCTACTCCTGCGTGATGATGTCGCGACGCAGCATTCGGATGCTCATCGAAGTAGCGCTCAATCAGCGGAGCGATGTCGTCACGCAGTACCAAGGTTTGATTGACAACATGAGGCGCCCCGAGATTCATCTGCAAACTGAAACCTTCCAGCGCGCAGCGAAAAAGCTTGCCATCATTGACGTGGTCGTAGAGCACAAACGAACGAGGGCCTCGGGGTCGTGCCTTGTGAAACCTCGGATAAGGGGCCGGAAGCTGAGGTTTCCCCACGAATCTTCTCGTTCAATCAACACGTTGCATGCTGGTTGAAGGAACAGTGCGCGCATGATGCGGTCAATCCTCACGGGTTACGAAGCCAGAGGAGACCACACCATGCACGCCACCAAAGTATTGCAAAAGTGCCTGGGCGATGCACTGCAGCCGATGCATGGTAAGCGTCCGCCCACCTCATATTCCCCAAGTACTTCGTAGCCGCTGCACTACGCGCCTGTTCAACCAGGAACGTAGCGATGAGCATGAAGCGGAGTGGAGTGGGCGGCACAGGTCGACCGTGCGCATGGTGGCTGGTGAGTGCGCCGGTAGATTTTCGCTGTGGTGCGGATCGGCTGCTGGTGCACGTGCGCGAAGTGCTGGGGCGGGAACCGTTGGACGGTTCAGCGTATGTGTTCCGCAACCGCCGCGCCACACGCATCAAGGTGCTGATGGTGGACGCGCAGGGCGTGTGGCTCTCGGTGCGTCGATTGCATCAGGGGCGATTCGTCTGGCCGTCGGCGGGTGAGACGCTGTGGTCGCTCGGTCACGCGCAGTTCGCATGGTTGTGTGCGGGAGTGGACTGGCAGCGTTTGAGCGCGCCGATGCCGCTTGAAAAATGCGTGTAACCCGTTACGCTGCGCGACCATGGATCACGCAGCGATCAACGACATCACGGACGTCCAAACGCTGCGTGCGATGCTGGCCGATTGCGGTGCGGTGATTGCCGCCCACGAGCAAACCATCGCCCAGCGCGACCACACGATCGCGTTCAAAGACGCGAAGATCGACAAGCTCACCCACGAGATCGCGCGCCTGCGCCGCGTGCAGTTCGCAGCCAAGTCCGAACGCATGGATCCGGCCCAGCGCGAGCTGTTTGACGAGGCGATGGCCGCGGATATCGCGGCGCTGGAGACGGAACTGGCCGCCTTGCGCGAGCCCGCCCAACCGGCGGCTCGCCCACCCCGCCAGCCGGTTCGCCGCACGCTGCCGCCGGAGCTGCCGCGTATCGAGACGATCCACGAACCGGCCTCCTGCGACTGCGGCACCTGCGGTGCCGCCTTGGTGAAGATCGGCGAACACGTCAGTGAAAAGCTGGACATCGAGCCGATGACCTTCTTCGTGCGCCGCGACGTGCATCCGCAATACGCCTGCCGCACGTGCGAGACCATCGTCGCCGAGCCAGTCGCACCCAGCATCCTCGACCGCGGCCTCGCCGCCCCGGGCCTGCTGGCCCAGGTCGCGATCCAGAAATACACCGACCACCTGCCGCTGTACCGGCAGGAAGCGATCTTCGCGCGCGCCGGCATCACGCTATCGCGCACGACACTGGCCGAATGGATCGGCGCGGTCGGCGTGGCGCTGCAACCGCTGGTGGATGCGCTGCGCACCAAGCTGCTTGCCTCGCACGTCCTGCACGCTGACGAAACCCCGGTCGCCCAGCTCGACCCCGGTGCCGGCAAAACCAAACGCGCTTATTTGTTTGCGTATCGCAACACCGGCGAGCAGCCCATCGTCCTCTTCGACTACTGCCCCAGTCGCGCCGGCAAGCATGCCGCCGCGTTCCTCGGGAACTGGCGCGGAGCGCTGATGGTGGACGACTACGCCGGCTACAAGGCGCTGTTTACCTCCGGGATCACCGAACTGGCCTGCTGGGCGCATGCGCGACGCACCTTCGTCGACGCTCACAAGGCCAGCGGCAGCCCGATCGCCGAAGACGCCGTGCGGCGTATCGGCGAGCTCTACGCCATCGAAGCCAAACTGCGCGACCTCGACGACGAAGTGCGCACGCGCGAACGACGAAGACACCTCGCGCCCAAACTCGACGCACTCAAGCACTGGCTGGACGACCTTCAACCCAAGGCGCTGGGCAACAGCGGCCTAAGCCGGGCCGTCGATTACACGCTCCGACGCTGGAGCGCACTCGTGCGCGTCCTCGACGACGGCGCCTGGCCGATCGACAACAACCCCATCGAAAATGCCATCCGGCCGATCGCCATCGGTCGCAAGAACTGGCTGTTCGCCGGTTCCCAAAGCGCCGGCCAACGTGCCGCCGCCCTC encodes:
- the tnpC gene encoding IS66 family transposase produces the protein MDHAAINDITDVQTLRAMLADCGAVIAAHEQTIAQRDHTIAFKDAKIDKLTHEIARLRRVQFAAKSERMDPAQRELFDEAMAADIAALETELAALREPAQPAARPPRQPVRRTLPPELPRIETIHEPASCDCGTCGAALVKIGEHVSEKLDIEPMTFFVRRDVHPQYACRTCETIVAEPVAPSILDRGLAAPGLLAQVAIQKYTDHLPLYRQEAIFARAGITLSRTTLAEWIGAVGVALQPLVDALRTKLLASHVLHADETPVAQLDPGAGKTKRAYLFAYRNTGEQPIVLFDYCPSRAGKHAAAFLGNWRGALMVDDYAGYKALFTSGITELACWAHARRTFVDAHKASGSPIAEDAVRRIGELYAIEAKLRDLDDEVRTRERRRHLAPKLDALKHWLDDLQPKALGNSGLSRAVDYTLRRWSALVRVLDDGAWPIDNNPIENAIRPIAIGRKNWLFAGSQSAGQRAAALMSLIATAKANGLEPHAWLTDVLTRLPTTKDRDIITLLPLA
- the tnpB gene encoding IS66 family insertion sequence element accessory protein TnpB (TnpB, as the term is used for proteins encoded by IS66 family insertion elements, is considered an accessory protein, since TnpC, encoded by a neighboring gene, is a DDE family transposase.); the protein is MSMKRSGVGGTGRPCAWWLVSAPVDFRCGADRLLVHVREVLGREPLDGSAYVFRNRRATRIKVLMVDAQGVWLSVRRLHQGRFVWPSAGETLWSLGHAQFAWLCAGVDWQRLSAPMPLEKCV
- a CDS encoding CPBP family intramembrane glutamic endopeptidase, with translation MSSWTLLAQILRPWPYRLLFFGLAIVALSVFTYRFNDKYSVPLIAAKRFGAALLGGQFLAAAATILFFGWNIGWRIHPDPVIVEDWVGAFWHFYVDDFFSKVGLGLAVLGLVLAGGVTWKSIGIRRPSLSIPSVLVIVAVAYLVLHFLVAPVSLNLWEWCLRFFGADLSQGNDGIDPLQWEVWSLRQVASQIGILGPALIVLCIGILAPVIEEMFFRGMLFTALLERLPTWGALIGQALLFAVIHLDLVRLPYLIVLGLVLGYLVKRTSSLLPAVLLHIIINVLSLIAVMT
- a CDS encoding RHS repeat-associated core domain-containing protein; the encoded protein is MPRFFLFLALALGLLASPHQAKAVMVAHPVICTTGTPGYQQSYVCDVTWIDDGDGGGGGNGSVGVGGGGGGSPHTSVNTQSTVNQNNSKNPKLPCDKTTTTSVVTASDPIDTSSGSKIEKVTDFAEPGEMGLTFERYYNSRFSCAGSNAPCTTNVGTWTTNLDYELDVICYYQSTGGNPDRPIRCGPVTFTRPDGSSLNFVSTTAFFGTTNGAPNPGPFSPVGTATLTNNGNSTYTLRDEDAQVLTFDSQGNLLSIKDPSGIGWTLTHPDGNTTVVTHTNGTSFKVALVAGSGGTYGSAKQINVTDPAGGVYVYQSTVGVWDSFTNPVSHLGVVSSETLPGSPSTTVAYKYLPDNSATGSYAQLAEVDYNGVAHDVTTYDGAGRANLSSMADGTQKTTIVYGGNGIGPTATVTNPLGHIAVYQYNGSQLLLSVTGTGNAALHCDASFAQNTYDANGNLATSADNNGNTTQYVYAATGLLQKKTEAAGTASQRITDFTWDTTAGMDRPLSIKIEGLSETDFAYDSNNRLAAQTLKNLTTVGTQPALTTTYAYTYYANGMLKTRSVTHPSLNGSNTDVYTYDTLGNLATVADGLGHTTTYSSYSLLGRPGQISGPNGDVTNYTYDARGRVASIVRHPNGVAATWTYTYDGFGLPAGVTAPDNSVSGITRNAYMQVTSVTHNDKDGTSTESFSYDANGDVVTRIVARGGDIGVEATASYDGLGRMYQKHGMHGQTLTYAYDKNDNVVSVTDALGHAITYQYDALNRVTQSTDPNAGVTKYTYDLAGHVITVTDPRGLVTTYAYDGLGQLWSQSSPDTGTTTFAYDAYGRRYSMTRADGVQTIYGYDTLNRPTSVSAGGLTQSTAYDSCTHGIGRPCSVSDANSTTSYTYTPEGWITGRGFSIGGTSYALGYGYDSVGHVASVVYPDGNSAAYSYINGAVSGVTVTVGGTSASAVSAVTYRPGGTAMASWTSSNGLTNTLVYDSDGRLGSINVPGVQNLAFTYDAADRITQITNGLDGSMTETIGYDAMSHLTTETSGADNESYTYDAAGNRTHQVVNGNTTTYSMAATSNRLATLSGTWNTTWGYDAEGAITTANGTTVYQYDPFHRLVNANGTSYVIGPEGQRLRKMSASGVTTYFAPDRSGTLLAENQSGTWMDYVWLNGRLVTAIVNGGKYPVHADQTGRPMAVTNSNSQAIVWQAQGLPFTNQVTTNVWRTFNLGFPGQYHDLESGMWQNGARDYNPYIGRYVESDPIGLGGGINTYAYVGNNPLSNIDPFGLQDTSKEQKENAVQGATNLAGAAVLPDSAGAVSDIGGALGQGAVAISSGIQTLAQQDYNAFTAPEGGTHIYPKLFGDMNWSQYPTFAEAWKAYLMKRLGKCP